Genomic DNA from Pelosinus sp. UFO1:
GAGGGCGTTGTGACAGGTATTACAAATTTCGGAGCATTTGTAGAGCTGCCTGGGGGAAAGGTAGGTTTAATTCATATCTCAGAAGTTGCTGATGTATATGTTCGTGATGTGAAGGATTTCCTTAAAGAGCAAGATCCAGTAAAAGTTAAGGTTTTGTCAGTTGATGAACGTGGGAAAATTGGGTTGTCTATTAAGCAGCTTCAACCACCAAGTCCAAGTCCAGCTCCTAATCCTATTCCAAGGAGAGCACCAGCCAATGATAATCGGCGTTTTGGTAAAGTAAATGCGCCGTCCTTTGAAGACAAGTTGACTAAATTCTTAAAAGACAGCGATGAGCGTCTTGGAGATTTAAAACGTAATACAGAATCCAAACGTGGCGGACGTGGCGCTGCTCGTTCTCAATGATGGTTCATCAGAGCATTTCGTAATGAAATGCTCTTTTTGATTTATAAGGACTTTCGTAAGAAAAATTTTAGTATATTTTCTGTGCGACTCGACAAAAAAAATAAGCTTCTTAAAGCGAAAATCACCTGACAAAGAATTTGTCAGGTGATTTTTTAAGTTTTATTCTACTTTTTGTCGGAATTTTTGTTTCTTACCTGACTTGTTAAGACAAAGAATGAATACCAATATATGTAAAATGATAGTGCGCTCTTTTATTTAAATGGACAAACAGCCTTAATATTCCCAGTCTCATAAGAGGGAGAGAGCTAGAATGGATAAGTCTTGTGTTTTCAAGTGGGGCGGGTTAGTGCTTACTAGTATTATATGAACAGAGGTGACTGAATATGCCAAAAATGACAGTTGTTACTTTACCGAGTGAAATGCTAGAGGTATTCCAGCCAATGGCAAAGAAAAAAGCAAGTGCAAAATGGTTGCCTTTGAAGGCAATTTTTCGTAAGATGTACAATAGACTATTTTCACTGGTGTATAGTGAAAATTGGTTTATGAATGTTTTGGCTTTTTTACTGGGGCGGGTTTCCATTATGGGAGATATAGCCCCCATGGGATTGGCCTTTTTTGCAGCAGTAGCCCAAATTCAAAAAAGACGAGCCTTTATGGTTGGAATTTGTTCGATTGCAGGGCTGGTATCAGGAGGCTACTATACAGAGATCGGTACTTACTCGGTCTTTATGTTTTTATATTTTTTGTGGGCAGATAAACTTACCCGATTGCATAAAAAAGTATTAGCGGTACCTATATTACTGTTTTGCGTTGTGCTTTGTAGTGGATTGTTTATTGGTATGTTTCATCAACCTACACTATATACTTTTTTAGTGGTGTTACTTAATGCTGGGACTTGTATGATCCTATCTTATATTTTTATGTATGCGGTGCCCTTGCTGGTTGGCGAACAGTCTCATATCGTGCTGCGGCAATATGTAACAAGTGAACGGCTTAGTTGTATGATTTTACTACTGGCAGTAGCAGTAGCAGGCTTGGGTACTACCGTGATATTTGACTACAGTATTCGTAATATGGCAGGTTGTTTGCTGATTATGGCCATGTCACTTGCTGGCGGGCCTGGCTTTGGCGCTTGTGTTGGAGTTGCAGTTGGTGCAATAATTGGATTAAGTGATGGAAATGCGGCTTTGTCCATAACATTGTATGCAGTGGCAGGAGTCTTAGCAGGAACCTTTCGAGGATTAGGAAAATTTGCAGTTATTTTAGGATTTGTCTTAGGGAGTGTTATCACGGTTTTATACTTTGGTCAGGATAATCAATTGACAAAGGTAATGAGTGAATGTGCTATCGCAGGGGGGTTATTCTTTTTTGCTCCCAACAAAAGATTAGCAGCGTGGCATGATATTGCTTTTACATCAACACCTCCCGTTGCTGCAGATTCTTTGCATCTAAAAGAAACCGTAGCTAAAATTCATAATATCGCAGAAGTATTTAATGATTTTGCTAGTACCTTCAGTAGTATTGTTGAAGATACGAAAGGGAAGATCCAAGATGACGAGTTGGCCAGGACCTTATCTGCCGTAGGAGAGCAGGTGTGCGTAGATTGTAATAAACGGTCACAGTGCTGGGAAACGGATTTTTATCGGACTTATCATGGTATATTGGATATTTTGGGGCAGGTAGAAAATCATTCCCTGTCTGTAGAGAAGATGCCAAAGGTATTTCAAGAAAATTGTATTCGTTGTAAGGAACTACTCGATACGATAGTTTTAGTTTCGGAGCGAAATCGTTCCGCTGCTTTTTGGCAAAAAAGGATGATAGAACAGCGTCAAACAGTTACTGAACAAATGAAAGCAACTAGCGTCATTATTAGCAATTTAGCCTATGAAATTGGCAAAGTAGAGCAGTCCGATCAAAATATGTCTTTACTTTTACAAGAAAAGGCCGCTATGCTTGCGTGTTCCCTTACGGGAGTGCGAATAAGAGGTAAGGCAGGGGAAGGTATCATAGAGGCTAAGAAAACCTGCTGTAACGGGAAACGAGAATGTGTCAACACCGTTTTGCCTTTAGCTTCTAGTGTCCTAAGAGAAAAACTAGAACTATTAGCTGAATGTGGTGATGAAAGAAAAGATAAAAAATGTACGTTAACAATGAAAGTGGCAAAAAAATTTCAAATTGAAACAGGTATTGCTAGCTTTGCCAAAGAGGGACAAAGTGTATGTGGCGACGCTTGTACCGTTGTACCTTTATGTAAAGGAAAGGTTGCATTAATTTTAAGTGATGGTATGGGGAGTGGCAAGAAAGCAGCTGTTGAGAGTTCGCTTGCAATTAAATTTTTGCAAAAATTGTTATCCATTGGTTTTGATATTGATGTTGCAGTTATGACTATCAATTCGATGCTGCTGCTGCGTACAAGGGATGAATCTTTTGTAACGATTGATATGGCAGTGATTGATACTTACTCGGGAGAAATTGAATTTTTAAAAGTTGGTTCAGCACCAAGTTTTGTTAAGAGGGTTAGAGAAGTTATGACGATTAAATCCTCCTCGTTGCCAATTGGTATTTTACAACAAATAGAGTTAAAGCCAATAAAAGCAACTGTAGTGGATGGTGATTTTATTGTAATGGTGAGTGACGGCATTGTTGATGTTCCCCAAAGCAGCTTGGATAAAGAAAATTGGTTGGCTAACTTTTTGAGACGAGGGGTTAATACAAAACCACAAGCTCTTGCAGAACAAATTCTAGCTCAAGCTTTATTATTGTCTGGCAATCGTGTGCATGATGATATGACAGTTATGGTCGCTAAAGTTTCTAGCTCTTTAGATTCAGTAAAATAAGTATTATAAGAAATAACTCAGGTGTACCTCATCTGGGTTATTTTTCTTTTCATTGCAGGAGAATATAATAAAGCGCGAGAATAAAGGCTAAAAATAGCATAGGCGGTGTAGGTGTTGACAATCTCCTTAGAGCAAATCGTTTCATTAGTTATAGTAGCTGGCGAGATTATGCTTAAGAATGGAGCGGAGACGTATCGAATTGAAGAAACCATGGATCATATGGCCAAAGCTTGCGGCGCCCTTGCTGTAGAGAGTTTCGTCATTCCAACAGGGGTTTTTCTAACGGTAACGGACGCTAATGGTCGAACTTTGACTGTCATGCGTCGGGTAAGTAATCGTACGATCAACTTGGACCGTATTTCAAAAGTGAACGAGTTATCTCGGCGTTTGGTAGATCAGCGTATGGAATATAGGGATGCCAAGAAAATTTTGGAGCATATTAGTAAAGAGCGTACGGGATTTTCCCTTTTGCCCTCTATGCTGGCTTCAGGGACTATAGGCGCAGGTACAGCAGTATTGCAAGATGCTCTTATATTGGAAGTAGTAGTTGCTTTTGTGGCAGCAGCAATCGTTCGATATATTGCCCATATTATATCTAGATTGCATGGGCTTTCTTTTTCTTTCGAATTTCTTGGCGGGATGGCAGTGGCTTTTTGTGGCACTCTGCTACATTCTTTATTGCCTCATTTAAGGCCAGATGCTGTCATAATTGGTGGTATTATGCCCCTTGTTCCAGGGGTAGCAATCACCAATGCCATACGAGATGTAATTGCCGGGGATTTACTAAGTGGCTTATCTAGGGGGCTAGAGGCGGCCTTAACGTCGGTAGCGGTTGCTATGGGGGTAGTCATCATGCTGGCACTTACGGTATAATGAGGTGGCGTTAAATTGGTATTGAAAATTATAGCAGTTTTTTTAATTTCGGCTTCAATTGGTATATTATATCGCATACCACGCAGATTAGTAGCGTCTGCAAGTTTAGTTGGAGTAGTAGCTTGGCTCATTATGTATAGTACTATGCAGTCTGGGGCAACAGTGATAGTAGCAGATTTTTTTGCAAGTGTTACTGTGGGAGTGATGGCTGAGATATTGGCTCGTATAATAAAGAAACCAGCAACCATTTTTATCATACCTGGATTTATTCCCCTAGTGCCTGGCGGTGATGCTTACTTTACTATGCTGTATATGGTAAAAGGGCAATATTCTGCCGGGGTTTCCATGGGAATGCAGACCATATTGTCAGCAGGAGCGATTGCATTTGGTATTTTTGTAAGCTCTACTATTTTTAGAATAATAAAGAGTAGTAATAGGGAGAGTAATTGGCAGGATGTTGGAAAAAGTTAGAGCGTGGATAGATAAACATAAGATGCTGCTTGCAGGTGATACTATAATCGTAGCTTGTTCGGGTGGGCCAGATTCGTTAGCTTTATTACATATCCTTGCGAGATTTCGTTTAGAATATAGTATAAGTATAGTGGTTGCTCATGTAGATCATATGCTTCGTGGGCAGGAATCGGCCCTCGAGGCAGCCTTTGTCCTAAACTTTTGTCGTGAACGTAGTATTACATGTTATCATACGGCAATTGATGTCCCTAGGTTCATAGAAGAGACGGGGATATCAGGAGAAGAAGCTGCTCGAATTCTGCGTTATCAGTACTTACGGCAAGTTGCTCAGGAAGTAGGGGGAGCCAAAATTGCGACAGGGCATCATCAGGATGACCAAGGGGAAACTGTATTAATGAATCTGTTACGTGGAGCCGGCAGTGCGGGAATTCGTGGGATTCAACCAGTTAATGGCGATATTATTCGTCCCTTCTTAGGAGTGAGCCGTGCCGAAATAATTGCTTATTGTGAAGCAGAGGGTTTAGAGCCGCGATTTGATAGTTCAAATGGAAATTTAAATTATTTGCGTAATCGTATTCGAATACGTCTTTTACCAGAGCTAGAAAAGAAGTATAATAGTTCTGTCAAGGAAGCTTTGTGCCGAACGGCGATGATCGTAGGCGATGAGCATAATTTTATTCAAAAGACAGCGAAAGACGTGTGGCCTCAGGTTGTTACAGAAGGCTCAGATGGCATATTTATTGCTACCGAGCCAATGAATTCTTTACATATTGCCGTAAAACGTGAAATTTTTCGTATGTCCATAGAAAAAAAACAAGGATCTGTAAGAGGAATAACCTTTTGTCATGTGGAAACTTTGATAGAGATGCTTTTTACTGGGCGAGTAGGCAGCAAATTACAGTTACCTGGTGGCCTTACCGTTCGCAAAGATTATGACGGATTATATATAGGAGCAAACCCTGTATCTTTAAAAAGAAAGGTAGAGTATCCTGGACAGGAACTAATTGTACCTGGTAGTAATCTAATTACAGCATTGGGGATCGAAATTACAGCAAAGCTAACAGATACTTTTGTTAAAGAAAAAACAAATAGAGCTGTTTTTGATGCAGATGAATTATCTTACCCTTTATTTGTGCGCACGCGTCATGATGGTGATCGCTTTCAACCTCTTGGATTTGCAGGAAGTAAAAAAGTGAAAGATTTTTTAATTGATTTAAAGGTACCGAGGGAATTGAGGGATGATATCCCAATTATCTGTGATCAAAAAAGTATCATTTGGGTGGGTGGTTATCGACAAAGTCAAAATGGCAAGAGCAGGGATACAACAAAAAACTTTTTGATACTAACAATTGTAGGAAATGCAATAAAAGAATAATTTTTTTGTGTTAGATTGAATTTTTTATTGCGTAATATATATAATAAAACAG
This window encodes:
- a CDS encoding S1 domain-containing RNA-binding protein; amino-acid sequence: MSIEVGSVVEGVVTGITNFGAFVELPGGKVGLIHISEVADVYVRDVKDFLKEQDPVKVKVLSVDERGKIGLSIKQLQPPSPSPAPNPIPRRAPANDNRRFGKVNAPSFEDKLTKFLKDSDERLGDLKRNTESKRGGRGAARSQ
- the spoIIE gene encoding stage II sporulation protein E; amino-acid sequence: MPKMTVVTLPSEMLEVFQPMAKKKASAKWLPLKAIFRKMYNRLFSLVYSENWFMNVLAFLLGRVSIMGDIAPMGLAFFAAVAQIQKRRAFMVGICSIAGLVSGGYYTEIGTYSVFMFLYFLWADKLTRLHKKVLAVPILLFCVVLCSGLFIGMFHQPTLYTFLVVLLNAGTCMILSYIFMYAVPLLVGEQSHIVLRQYVTSERLSCMILLLAVAVAGLGTTVIFDYSIRNMAGCLLIMAMSLAGGPGFGACVGVAVGAIIGLSDGNAALSITLYAVAGVLAGTFRGLGKFAVILGFVLGSVITVLYFGQDNQLTKVMSECAIAGGLFFFAPNKRLAAWHDIAFTSTPPVAADSLHLKETVAKIHNIAEVFNDFASTFSSIVEDTKGKIQDDELARTLSAVGEQVCVDCNKRSQCWETDFYRTYHGILDILGQVENHSLSVEKMPKVFQENCIRCKELLDTIVLVSERNRSAAFWQKRMIEQRQTVTEQMKATSVIISNLAYEIGKVEQSDQNMSLLLQEKAAMLACSLTGVRIRGKAGEGIIEAKKTCCNGKRECVNTVLPLASSVLREKLELLAECGDERKDKKCTLTMKVAKKFQIETGIASFAKEGQSVCGDACTVVPLCKGKVALILSDGMGSGKKAAVESSLAIKFLQKLLSIGFDIDVAVMTINSMLLLRTRDESFVTIDMAVIDTYSGEIEFLKVGSAPSFVKRVREVMTIKSSSLPIGILQQIELKPIKATVVDGDFIVMVSDGIVDVPQSSLDKENWLANFLRRGVNTKPQALAEQILAQALLLSGNRVHDDMTVMVAKVSSSLDSVK
- a CDS encoding threonine/serine exporter family protein translates to MLTISLEQIVSLVIVAGEIMLKNGAETYRIEETMDHMAKACGALAVESFVIPTGVFLTVTDANGRTLTVMRRVSNRTINLDRISKVNELSRRLVDQRMEYRDAKKILEHISKERTGFSLLPSMLASGTIGAGTAVLQDALILEVVVAFVAAAIVRYIAHIISRLHGLSFSFEFLGGMAVAFCGTLLHSLLPHLRPDAVIIGGIMPLVPGVAITNAIRDVIAGDLLSGLSRGLEAALTSVAVAMGVVIMLALTV
- a CDS encoding threonine/serine exporter family protein produces the protein MVLKIIAVFLISASIGILYRIPRRLVASASLVGVVAWLIMYSTMQSGATVIVADFFASVTVGVMAEILARIIKKPATIFIIPGFIPLVPGGDAYFTMLYMVKGQYSAGVSMGMQTILSAGAIAFGIFVSSTIFRIIKSSNRESNWQDVGKS
- the tilS gene encoding tRNA lysidine(34) synthetase TilS — encoded protein: MLEKVRAWIDKHKMLLAGDTIIVACSGGPDSLALLHILARFRLEYSISIVVAHVDHMLRGQESALEAAFVLNFCRERSITCYHTAIDVPRFIEETGISGEEAARILRYQYLRQVAQEVGGAKIATGHHQDDQGETVLMNLLRGAGSAGIRGIQPVNGDIIRPFLGVSRAEIIAYCEAEGLEPRFDSSNGNLNYLRNRIRIRLLPELEKKYNSSVKEALCRTAMIVGDEHNFIQKTAKDVWPQVVTEGSDGIFIATEPMNSLHIAVKREIFRMSIEKKQGSVRGITFCHVETLIEMLFTGRVGSKLQLPGGLTVRKDYDGLYIGANPVSLKRKVEYPGQELIVPGSNLITALGIEITAKLTDTFVKEKTNRAVFDADELSYPLFVRTRHDGDRFQPLGFAGSKKVKDFLIDLKVPRELRDDIPIICDQKSIIWVGGYRQSQNGKSRDTTKNFLILTIVGNAIKE